In Archangium violaceum, the following are encoded in one genomic region:
- a CDS encoding DUF418 domain-containing protein: MTESHPHVPVPASADERHELIDALRGFALAGVLMVNLASLTLYEFLPEPARAVLPTAGFDGVAMRGMELLVNGKFITLFSLLFGLGFALQLERAEARGADGLPRYVRRLLVLAGMGLVHGYFVWWGDILLTYAVVGLLMVPVRRASDRVLLISGLVITLLPPLLSPWIRAWLPEMPRQPEVYAGALRAFSSVSWPDTLHENIRVASWARVSNWPLVFFVLGRFLLGYWAGRRGLLQYPERHQALLRRVFWWSLAIGIAVTSLSFVQAALRESYPLLDREAGKLVIRVLLRVGPLALGIAYATGFALLFPRPAWKRRLCVLAPVGRMALTHYLTQSVLGVAFFYGIGVGIGPRWGVAGWWGAWAVIFAAQLLISHFWLARFRYGPMEWLWRWLTYGRRPELRRHAATALSGVD; this comes from the coding sequence GTGACTGAATCACATCCGCACGTCCCCGTCCCCGCATCGGCCGACGAACGCCACGAGCTGATCGATGCCCTGCGCGGATTCGCGCTCGCTGGCGTGCTGATGGTCAACCTGGCGTCGCTCACGCTCTACGAATTCCTCCCCGAACCGGCTCGCGCCGTGCTCCCCACCGCGGGCTTCGATGGGGTGGCGATGCGCGGAATGGAGTTGCTGGTCAACGGCAAGTTCATCACCCTGTTTTCGCTGCTGTTCGGACTCGGGTTCGCGCTCCAACTGGAACGTGCCGAAGCGCGCGGCGCGGACGGCCTGCCGCGTTACGTGCGGCGCCTGCTCGTGCTGGCGGGCATGGGGCTGGTCCACGGCTATTTCGTCTGGTGGGGCGACATCCTGCTGACGTATGCGGTGGTGGGCCTGCTGATGGTGCCGGTCCGCCGCGCCTCCGATCGTGTGCTGTTGATCAGCGGTCTCGTCATCACGCTGCTGCCACCACTCCTGTCGCCTTGGATACGCGCATGGCTGCCAGAGATGCCCAGACAGCCGGAGGTCTATGCGGGTGCGCTGCGGGCGTTCTCGTCGGTGTCGTGGCCGGACACGCTGCACGAGAACATCCGCGTCGCGAGCTGGGCGCGCGTCTCCAACTGGCCGTTGGTGTTCTTCGTGCTGGGTCGCTTCCTCCTGGGCTACTGGGCCGGGCGTCGCGGCTTGTTGCAATACCCGGAGCGCCATCAGGCGCTGCTCCGCCGCGTCTTCTGGTGGAGCCTCGCCATCGGTATCGCGGTGACGTCGCTGTCCTTCGTGCAGGCCGCGTTGCGCGAGTCCTATCCGCTGTTGGACCGCGAAGCCGGCAAGCTCGTCATCCGCGTGCTGTTGCGTGTGGGTCCGCTGGCGTTGGGCATTGCGTATGCCACTGGCTTCGCACTGCTGTTCCCACGACCCGCCTGGAAGCGGCGACTATGCGTCCTCGCGCCGGTAGGCCGCATGGCGCTCACGCACTATCTGACGCAGAGCGTGCTCGGCGTGGCGTTTTTCTACGGGATTGGCGTCGGCATCGGTCCGCGCTGGGGCGTGGCCGGCTGGTGGGGAGCGTGGGCCGTCATCTTCGCCGCACAGCTCCTCATCAGCCATTTCTGGCTGGCGCGTTTCCGTTATGGACCGATGGAATGGCTCTGGCGCTGGTTGACGTACGGACGACGGCCGGAGCTGCGACGTCATGCGGCGACGGCATTGTCCGGCGTGGACTGA